The following DNA comes from Monomorium pharaonis isolate MP-MQ-018 unplaced genomic scaffold, ASM1337386v2 scaffold_105, whole genome shotgun sequence.
tatatcattattttttattacaagtaaATGAAGCGTAAAGAATGTAAGCTAAATAACTTGAAGATGATTGCACGTGAAATCGGTTGATTTTACGTAAGCCGGCAccaaattattttgtcatcTCGCGCGCAAATAGTTTCAGCGCAAATAGTTCCAGGATTTCTGCTTATTGCATCGCGCTTATTGCGTGCTCGAGCTCCTGCTCGATGAACGGCACGTTGACACGCGCATTTGTTTGACCACCGTGACACAATGCAACGTGCACAACACGCGGAAGGTAAAAGCGTTGCAtaagcgtgcgcgcgcgcgcgcacgcgataAGTATAAGTGACTCTTGCGTAAAGTACAACATTGTTGATTACGAACAACGTGGTGGTACATTGTGTTCGAATTCGGGATAAAGTCCGCGAGTGAGTACTATAATACGGCGGTGGGACTTATTGTTCCTCTAATTAGTGCACCTCTCGCGATGTTACGAACGTGAACGCGCGCGTCCGCGAGCGTAATTTTACGTCTCGCAAGAGAGTCGCGCTGACGAGTTTTCCGCCGTTTATGCTCAACGCCGACCGGTAGCCTGTAATGGCCAATAATTAGCTAAGCGCATTTTCGtcgtaataatttgtattctcCATTCACGTTTAGCGGTATTACGTGTAGCGGTCCACTTCGAGTGTTTGTCGGTCCGGCAGAGAATCGTAATTGGGATAagcgttaaattaaaatcatccAATAGCTGTATCTGATGATAAACACAGCCATTCGATTTCTTAGTTGCTGTTAAATAGATTGTATAATGGATGGCGGTAATTCATTTTGCGCTTGAAATAAGGTGCGCGCatagaaaatgtttatacttgTATATTGACAGTTATGCgcgagattaaaaaattgcgatAAGCGTGAGCGTTATAACGGAGAATATCAGtttaatataatcatataactGTATATACATAAGCGTATTAAACGTGCATCAAACAACAAACTGCCTAAGTTTGTTAACTATAAAAGTACGGTTAGTTtagaaagttgaaaatttgcaataaCTTGGTATAAACACGAATATATGGTCATGCGATGAGAGCCGGGGAGTTTAACGCCAAATGCTAATGTAAGCTTAGCGGAATCGAGTTTTAGATTGAAACTGTCAAAGTAATTGTGTTGAAAGCGCGGACGAGACGTTTATGTAACGTAGAACGCTAATTCGTCTCGCGTTTTGGCTTTACGATTCCTCGAAGGACTTTCAACCGTTATCGGAGTTAGTTCTTGGGGCATAACGGAAGTTTGGAGAACGGTCAGGCATGGCGGGCCGTTTAATCGAGCGAGGAAATGTTCAACAACATGAAAAGAGTGATCAATGTTTGTTCATTATTTAACTAACTTCATGTTTAGACCGATTAGTGTGACGGACGTAAAGGCTACTAAACGGATGCCAGtctaataattttacgatCTCACCTGAGCAATTGTTTTGGATTCTTGTGATtatagaaatctttttttgcaataaatttattcaattttcatagctgtttgaaaaagaaatctcTTATTGCTGTAATAAAAGGAGAAACTCGAGGTGCATTAGTCGATTGCGAGGATATTACTTTGTACCTGTCACCGAGTTAGCGCACTTTCTAACAATACGCTCTTTCTCCAACGCGATTATGCGACAAAAATCCTAAATTGCATAATCGTCCGATAGAACTTTTACACTTTCTATTGTATTTGCTGTATCAtcttgttctctctctctctctctctctttttttctcttgtcttctcattaatttacaatttaataaactaatttcAGAACTTTTAGGGCGGGTTTATCAATGTTTAGCTAAGAGTGACTGCTATGTAACTAAAAGTTAAGAGATGGCTAAGAGTTATTGTTCTAGTCATCTATCTATGCGTTTATCCACCCCACTGTTGACTATTAGTTAAGTAACTGTCAgttacatttgttttaatgttGGTTGGTAGCATTGTTAGCGGTAAACATAACCTAAAAGCGATATATAATCATAGGCTTTGTGTCAGTAAAATTGGCATTTAGAATACGTATTACGATGGATccgaaaaaagataaaaggagTTCCAATTTTACCGCTAgcgataaacaattattattaaggttGTGTAATGAACACAAAAGTATTAttgaatgtaaaaaaactGATGGTTGCACgtggagaaaaaaagatgagatgtggaaagaaatagaaaatttatttaacagctCTACAACAAGTATAGTAAGTTTGTtcggatatttttttattaatataggaATACGATATGCAATATACAAATcagtcaaaaaatatataaatattgtcttAACAGCATCGAACTGTGaagcaattaaaattcaaatacgaAGCGataaaaagagatttaaaGAAAGAACGAGTAAAAAACAAGGCTTATACAAGAGGCACTGGTGGAGGACAGTATATACCTCCACCCGTTACAAACACAGAAGAGGAGAACGAACTATTACAAACAATCGAAATTAGTGTTGAAGGATTGACAAATACGTTTGATTGTGATGGTTTGTCcggtaaataattgttttatatgtatataaagatagatttataatctgtttaatcaattaatggATCCAGAAATGCAACCGCTCACTGAACGGCTAAGTAGCAATGAAGATTAGTGATTTACTTTGGATCCAACAAATCTCCAACAACTGCTTAGTCAGTGAGTGGTTATGCTTCTAAATGCACCTATTGTAATGTGAATATaatcatagaaaaaaattacatgagaTCACAAATTACTAGTAGCAGTTTAGTTATCTTTGtcattttttgtcttttgaaataattgttatattgttAAGGCAACAATAATTTACTGCTATCATTAATCTATAGATTGATTGTTACATATACAATTAtgcttattaaattgttttaaaatattaggcaTTGTTGGAATTGAATTATCAAATAACACTGCTGTAGCAACAGAAGGTGAAATTGTAGAGATGGATTAGAGTAATCCTATTCCTCAAATGTTAAGAACACCAGTCCATGAAGCACTTATTGTTTCTAACAATGAAATTCCGAGTACCAATGAACATCCCGATAGTCAAGAGACATCTACTAACAATGACATTCCGAGTACCAATGAACATCCCGATAGTCAAGAGACATCTACTAACAATGACATTCCGAGTACCAATGAACATCCCGATAGTCAAGAGACATCTACTAACAATGACATTCCGAGTACCAATGAACATCTTGAGAGTCAAAAGACATCTACTAACAATCAAAATACCAGTGAACATCTTGACAATCAAAAGACATCTGCTAACCAGCCCATACAGCaacaaagtaatttaaataaacaatcaataatattaaataataaaaattttaaaaaagtataattaaattataattaaatattttatataaacgtttTAGGCAACAATTCATGGCATAGTAGAAGACGACCAGTTTTGCATAAAGCAAGTAAATCTTCAGTTAGTGCTGCATTTGAATTGCTtgctgagaaaaaaatacagttaGTTAATTGGCAAATAGAACTGGAGAAAATAAGAAGAGCCCACGTACGACAAAAAAATCAACTGGAAATAGATATCTTAAACTTACAAAAGGATGAGATGCAATTGAAagtagatttattaaaaaaacattaaattcataatatcaattatctccttctgtctctctgtatttatctctttgtaaaaaaaacatataattatatttttaatacttttattttctttttatattattgtttaattaaaaatatttagtaaaattattaattactttacttcattatataatgttttttaaaatctttgattGTCTTTTTTTGatgttcttaaatataagtcTTCTTTAATAGACCATTGTTCTTAACATTTGAGAGACAGGGCATTCcaattcatttttatcaatacttGACTTTTCTGATATCGATAATTATCGGTTATAATCGATacattcaattaaataaaatcaatttaattacaattgtttCTCAGCCGTTTTGTGTTTTTAATgttgcttttataaataaaagtttattgtactttttgttttcaataatttttgtaatgttttaaatattttttataaaattttatattttattacttagtATAGTTTGTTGTACAAATATGTATACTGTGGTTTTGGTgcaacatattatacatatggagtttataaacaattattttattttaaatacatacctaaaaacatgtaaaatgcaaaatattttttattgctctttATATGTGATTGACagtatgtgcgcgcgcgttatatatatgtaatatataaagtgtacgtaatgtaaatttaaaacaaaacttttattttttctattaataaaaaatttctttaataaaataaaatataattataataaatttgaaaaataatcagCAATTAATTGTTCCCTTGCATTTCTGTGTCCATCATTTGGCTGTAATGGTTGAGCATCCCaatcttcattaaaaatattttggtcTGGATTTAAATCAGGATCTTGTGGTGGAAGTTCTTCATTTCTTTCGCATGCAATATTATGCAGAACTGCCGCGGCGACAATAATAGCCATACTTGTTTGTAGCTTTAACCGTAGTCCTAAAGATAAAACGGGAAAACGTCTTTTCCATACACCATATTGTCGT
Coding sequences within:
- the LOC105827868 gene encoding uncharacterized protein LOC105827868 isoform X1 — translated: MDPKKDKRSSNFTASDKQLLLRLCNEHKSIIECKKTDGCTWRKKDEMWKEIENLFNSSTTSIHRTVKQLKFKYEAIKRDLKKERVKNKAYTRGTGGGQYIPPPVTNTEEENELLQTIEISVEGLTNTFDCDGLSGNNSWHSRRRPVLHKASKSSVSAAFELLAEKKIQLVNWQIELEKIRRAHVRQKNQLEIDILNLQKDEMQLKVDLLKKH
- the LOC105827868 gene encoding uncharacterized protein LOC105827868 isoform X4, with protein sequence MLRTPVHEALIVSNNEIPSTNEHPDSQETSTNNDIPSTNEHLESQKTSTNNQNTSEHLDNQKTSANQPIQQQSNNSWHSRRRPVLHKASKSSVSAAFELLAEKKIQLVNWQIELEKIRRAHVRQKNQLEIDILNLQKDEMQLKVDLLKKH
- the LOC105827868 gene encoding uncharacterized protein LOC105827868 isoform X3, producing the protein MLRTPVHEALIVSNNEIPSTNEHPDSQETSTNNDIPSTNEHPDSQETSTNNDIPSTNEHLESQKTSTNNQNTSEHLDNQKTSANQPIQQQSNNSWHSRRRPVLHKASKSSVSAAFELLAEKKIQLVNWQIELEKIRRAHVRQKNQLEIDILNLQKDEMQLKVDLLKKH
- the LOC105827868 gene encoding uncharacterized protein LOC105827868 isoform X2, with the translated sequence MLRTPVHEALIVSNNEIPSTNEHPDSQETSTNNDIPSTNEHPDSQETSTNNDIPSTNEHPDSQETSTNNDIPSTNEHLESQKTSTNNQNTSEHLDNQKTSANQPIQQQSNNSWHSRRRPVLHKASKSSVSAAFELLAEKKIQLVNWQIELEKIRRAHVRQKNQLEIDILNLQKDEMQLKVDLLKKH